Proteins encoded by one window of Anas platyrhynchos isolate ZD024472 breed Pekin duck chromosome 14, IASCAAS_PekinDuck_T2T, whole genome shotgun sequence:
- the LOC139998690 gene encoding protein GVQW3-like, with amino-acid sequence MEQRHTIKFCVKLGKMGKETHNMIKEAYGDAAMGRLGVFEWRKLFREGRERVGDDDHSGRPLTSKTNENVLRVKNLLNRVHRMSIRMIVDDLSIPQTQVFEMVKENLAMRKVCAKFVPRVLSEEQKANRKAICQDLLHHVNEEPDFLDNVVTSDEMWVSEYDPESKRQSTEWHTPVSPRPKKARMSKSKQKSMLICFFDRHGVIHKEFVPPGQTVNAVFYVEVLTRL; translated from the coding sequence ATGGAGCAGCGACACACGATCAAATTTTGTGTAAAGCTTGGTAAAATGGGCAAAGAGACTCACAACATGATTAAGGAGGCCTACGGTGATGCTGCCATGGGTAGATTGGGTGTTTTTGAGTGGCGCAAGCTGTTCCGAGAAGGTAGGGAAAGAGTGGGAGATGATGACCACTCCGGACGCCCTTTGACCAGCAAGACTAACGAAAATGTGTTGCGAGtgaaaaatttactgaaccGTGTTCACAGGATGAGTATCAGAATGATTGTTGATGACTTGAGCATTCCTCAAACCCAAGTTTTTGAGATGGTGAAAGAAAACTTAGCCATGAGGAAAGTGTGCGCGAAGTTTGTGCCGCGAGTGTTGTCAGAGGAGCAAAAGGCCAACCGGAAAGCGATCTGCCAGGATCTTCTTCATCATGTGAATGAGGAGCCCGACTTTTTGGACAATGTAGTGACCAGTGACGAGATGTGGGTGTCTGAATACGACCCGGAGAGTAAGCGGCAGAGCACAGAATGGCACACCCCTGTTTCCCCACGCCCCAAGAAAGCACGAATGAGCAAATCCAAGCAAAAGTCCAtgctcatttgcttttttgatCGACATGGAGTCATCCACAAAGAGTTTGTACCACCCGGACAAACAGTTAATGCAGTTTTTTATGTGGAAGTCCTCACAAGACTGTGA